The following coding sequences lie in one Cannabis sativa cultivar Pink pepper isolate KNU-18-1 chromosome 5, ASM2916894v1, whole genome shotgun sequence genomic window:
- the LOC133037861 gene encoding uncharacterized protein LOC133037861 isoform X2 produces MLFSFHIRSLDAFSVFSGITRDNLMMRMKKSQWQAAAKIMMKKKKTISGRPTSAASMAVGQFFNPDEGKLDVSPWFMLQSSYSHKEMFVKEDHPLALNLSFSISLGLLPATLSLKIAGCGIKYSGLQDEETEDVEKL; encoded by the exons ATGTTGTTTTCATTCCACATTCGATCTCTTGATGCTTTTTCGGTGTTTTCTGGAATCACTAGGGACAACTTAATGATGAGAATGAAGAAATCCCAGTGGCAG GCTGCAGCCAAAAttatgatgaagaagaaaaag ACCATTTCAGGCAGACCTACATCAGCAGCTTCCATGGCAGTTGGACAGTTTTTCAATCCAGACGAAGGAAAGTTGGATGTCTCTCCTTGGTTCATGCTTCAATCATCTTATTCTCACAAG GAAATGTTTGTGAAAGAGGACCATCCTCTTGCTTTAAATTTGTCTTTCAGCATTAGCTTAGGCCTTCTTCCTGCTACATTGTCTTTGAAGATTGCGGGATGTGGAATAAAATATTCTGGACTTCAAGATGAGGAGACAGAAGATGTTGAAA AGCTCTGA
- the LOC133037861 gene encoding uncharacterized protein LOC133037861 isoform X3 — MMRMKKSQWQAAAKIMMKKKKTISGRPTSAASMAVGQFFNPDEGKLDVSPWFMLQSSYSHKEMFVKEDHPLALNLSFSISLGLLPATLSLKIAGCGIKYSGLQDEETEDVESNTIEFLFFF, encoded by the exons ATGATGAGAATGAAGAAATCCCAGTGGCAG GCTGCAGCCAAAAttatgatgaagaagaaaaag ACCATTTCAGGCAGACCTACATCAGCAGCTTCCATGGCAGTTGGACAGTTTTTCAATCCAGACGAAGGAAAGTTGGATGTCTCTCCTTGGTTCATGCTTCAATCATCTTATTCTCACAAG GAAATGTTTGTGAAAGAGGACCATCCTCTTGCTTTAAATTTGTCTTTCAGCATTAGCTTAGGCCTTCTTCCTGCTACATTGTCTTTGAAGATTGCGGGATGTGGAATAAAATATTCTGGACTTCAAGATGAGGAGACAGAAGATGTTGAAAGTAATACTAttgagtttcttttttttttttga
- the LOC133037861 gene encoding uncharacterized protein LOC133037861 isoform X1, producing MLFSFHIRSLDAFSVFSGITRDNLMMRMKKSQWQAAAKIMMKKKKTISGRPTSAASMAVGQFFNPDEGKLDVSPWFMLQSSYSHKEMFVKEDHPLALNLSFSISLGLLPATLSLKIAGCGIKYSGLQDEETEDVESNTIEFLFFF from the exons ATGTTGTTTTCATTCCACATTCGATCTCTTGATGCTTTTTCGGTGTTTTCTGGAATCACTAGGGACAACTTAATGATGAGAATGAAGAAATCCCAGTGGCAG GCTGCAGCCAAAAttatgatgaagaagaaaaag ACCATTTCAGGCAGACCTACATCAGCAGCTTCCATGGCAGTTGGACAGTTTTTCAATCCAGACGAAGGAAAGTTGGATGTCTCTCCTTGGTTCATGCTTCAATCATCTTATTCTCACAAG GAAATGTTTGTGAAAGAGGACCATCCTCTTGCTTTAAATTTGTCTTTCAGCATTAGCTTAGGCCTTCTTCCTGCTACATTGTCTTTGAAGATTGCGGGATGTGGAATAAAATATTCTGGACTTCAAGATGAGGAGACAGAAGATGTTGAAAGTAATACTAttgagtttcttttttttttttga